One genomic region from Amycolatopsis sp. FBCC-B4732 encodes:
- a CDS encoding DUF3107 domain-containing protein, with product MEVKIGIKDTPRELVVSSGQSPEEVEKLVAEALTAGDGLFRISDEKGRKYIVPSDRIAYVEIAPSDVRKVGFGVGD from the coding sequence GTGGAGGTCAAGATCGGCATCAAGGACACACCGCGCGAGCTGGTGGTGTCCAGTGGCCAGTCTCCCGAAGAGGTGGAGAAGCTGGTCGCCGAGGCCCTGACGGCCGGTGACGGGCTCTTCCGCATCAGCGACGAGAAGGGGCGCAAGTACATCGTCCCCTCCGACCGCATCGCGTACGTCGAGATCGCCCCGTCCGACGTCCGCAAGGTCGGCTTCGGCGTCGGCGACTGA